The Terriglobia bacterium genomic sequence TGTCCTTGGACCTTCGGATTGGAGGATGGCAGTATCGGCCGGCACCCCGCGCATCCATCAGAGATTATCTTTGCGACAACGGCTGCCACATTAGATTCTTGTTAGCGATCGAGGAGTTGAACGGAACCGGGGATCCCCGCGAGCTTCTCGGCCTAGATTGCGCGTGCAAACGGGATTGGCGGAATCATTGTGAGCACGATCCCGGATTCACGGCAAATGTGCGCGCTTTTCTCGACGCGACCACGGATGAAGAGCTTCCACGTTGCTCGGCTTCGTAGCCGACAGGGCCGCCCGGCGAATTCCCCGGCGCAGGTGAAAGATAGTAAGCGCGGGTATTTCTTGCGGTCTTCTCCTTGAACTGCGGGTCCCTCCCAGGATCAACATCCGGTGCGCACAAGCACATCTGTCTCCGGTGTCCTGGCGTCGAGGAAGAGCTTACTGTACATTCCTCCGCAGAATTCGCGTTCATATTCGATCACTTTTTCGATGGTTCCTTCGAGATCTGCGATTACCGCCATTCCGTACGCTGCTTCCGAGGTCAGGATAATGTTTGTCGATCGCTCCGTAATCTTTGCCCTTTCGCAATCCCTATAATTCCAGCGGCGTGTGAGTATGCCACTCTCATCAGCGTAGACAACCTCCCCCTCCGCCGTCCTCTCGCATTTTGCCGCGCCGATGGCTAGGAATTCCTCGCCGCCTCTCGATGTCCGTAGCTCAATATCCCCCTGGATCATGTCCAGATCGTAACCGCCGATAGGCAGAAGATGAAGGAGCTCGACCGCGAGATACGCATCGACCGCGGCGTTCACGTGTGGGAATGTTGACTGTTCGAGCACACGACGAACGAGCGCCTCCGCAGTGGGTTTGTACTTCTTTGGCTCCGTACCGAACGCCCGATACGCATTCTGCCATGCCAAGATGTTGCAGTGAGACCCGATCACCTCGTGGCCATGGGCCTTGCGTAGCATCGTGATGTTGGCCCAAATACGCTCGCAGAGACTCCCTGGTGCCTTCCCGACGCGGAGGCCCCTGCCGACAACAATCCCGATTCTGAGTTCCGGAAACAGATCGAGGACCTCGCGACGTACTCGGTACCTCAACAGGTCCCCCAGCCTATACAAAGCGCAGGAACAAATCGTCTGTCCCCGGGATTGTGTTTGACGCCAGATTGTCTAAACAAAGGCCGACCCAATTCCTAATTGGTTAGCGACGGCGTGCAAGCGGCTGAGCACTTGCTCCCGTGTGTCGCCCACGACAAAAAGATGACCGGTCCGCGAAAGGTCCTCGTCGACGCTGTCATAGCGGCATATCGTCACCCCTGTCGGCATTCCATCCGGGTTCCAACTTCGGGGTGGAAGCTCGCGGTTGAGGAATTGAATGCCTGCAGCCCCTCGCGCATCCGCCGTCTCGACCAAAGGGTCTTCGCCAAGCGCAAGCGCAACAGCGATTCGCTCCATGTCGATACCGCTTGCCGCCGCAACCAGCTGAGGGATGAGGTCTCCGGCGAGTCGTGCGCCCAGTTCTACTGGGACAACCAGTCCGTCGGGTCGGACCCGCATCTCGGCGTGGACAACGGTGTCGCTCAGCGAAAGCGAGTGGCACATGCGTCGGAAAGTACCAAATACGAGATCCCGGCCAGTCCAGATCAGTTTTGACGGGATCAGATGTCCGACTTCGAAGAACGTGGGTTCCGGACTCGTTCGCTTTTCTGTTATCAGAAGGGGGCGAGCTCTTTGTTGGTACACGTAGCCTTCCACGCTGATTTCCTCGAGACAGGGAATATACTCCTCAAGCACGACCTGGCTGGAAATGCCTGTTGTAGAGCGGAGATTTTCGACGACATCCGCTGCGGCTGCCTCCGCGAGACGTCGCTCAGCTGCATGACGATCCCCTTTGCAGACCTTCCATACCCCCACACTGCCAAGAAGCTCCGCCGGCTTCACGACGATGTCCCCTTCAAAGGTGTCGAGCTTGTCGAGGCCTTCCTCGACAGAATCGACTGTCTCCGATCTTACGACTGCAAGGTCGCCGCTGCAGTTGAACGCCTGCCTCATCAAACCCTTATGGCGCAGTGCAAGGCTGCTCGCGCATGAGATCGGTGGTGATTTGGAGCAACGCGCGACCTCGTTGGCGTGAAATACGTAATCCTCGCGGCTCGCCAGGACACTACCAATTCTGACGCCACAACGCTCGAACGCGTTGACAACCCTGTCGCCAAAGCCATCACGCTCCGAAAAGTCAATTTCCAGAATTCGCTCATGAGGCACATACTCCTCAATCCACCGGTTGGCAGAACCCTCGGCAGCGTTCCGAAGAAAGTAGAGCCTCTCAGCCGCCCTTTCGTTCAGCATTCGGACCAATGGCTCTCGAAGCAGTCTGGGTCCCGACTCCACAAGCACAATTGCTTTGTCCATCACGGACCTCCAACGTGATCGTGAAGTAGCGCGGCGCGCTGCATCTCCCGGACATCACGACGCTCTGGTTACCGACGCTAATGGGCCGGCGCGGCCACAACCGGCAACCCTCTCCGCAACCCTCTCTCGACCTTTAGCCCCCGTCCTGTTCAACCGGCGCCGAGACGCTGTTTGCAGAATACCACTACCCTGCTTCCCGGCGAAAGGCCCAATCTATTTGTGCATCACTCAGTGATTGCGCAACGCCGCTGATCGGGCCGCCGCGGACTACCTCACGGACCCAAAGAGTTTGCCAGCGGAAACGCCATTCTCTAGAGTGCCTTTGAGAACCGCGTCCTGTATAAGGGCCGCCACCCTATCGCGCTCCTTCCTCTTGGCTTCTCTTGTGGCCCCCGGTGTCTTCCCCAGCACGAGGTTCACGCGATACTGGAACAGCGCGGCGAAGGGATTGGTAAACCCGGTTCCAAGCCGGACTTCGTGGAGGCACTTCCGGAACCCGGCGTCCAGATCGGCGCCATTGGCCAGGATTTCCGGACTTGGATGCACGTGGGCGCATGGGTGGATCACGTAACAGTCGAGCACCCAGCGCACG encodes the following:
- a CDS encoding ATP-grasp domain-containing protein, producing MDKAIVLVESGPRLLREPLVRMLNERAAERLYFLRNAAEGSANRWIEEYVPHERILEIDFSERDGFGDRVVNAFERCGVRIGSVLASREDYVFHANEVARCSKSPPISCASSLALRHKGLMRQAFNCSGDLAVVRSETVDSVEEGLDKLDTFEGDIVVKPAELLGSVGVWKVCKGDRHAAERRLAEAAAADVVENLRSTTGISSQVVLEEYIPCLEEISVEGYVYQQRARPLLITEKRTSPEPTFFEVGHLIPSKLIWTGRDLVFGTFRRMCHSLSLSDTVVHAEMRVRPDGLVVPVELGARLAGDLIPQLVAAASGIDMERIAVALALGEDPLVETADARGAAGIQFLNRELPPRSWNPDGMPTGVTICRYDSVDEDLSRTGHLFVVGDTREQVLSRLHAVANQLGIGSAFV